The Abditibacteriaceae bacterium genome includes a region encoding these proteins:
- the rpsT gene encoding 30S ribosomal protein S20 yields the protein MPNLASAKKRLRQNAKKQLRNQIAKTRIKTEIKKSLESGDLKGATGAIDRAASKGIIHRNAAARKKSRLAKRLSTAAAA from the coding sequence ATGCCCAATCTTGCATCCGCCAAAAAGCGACTGCGTCAGAACGCGAAAAAACAATTGCGTAATCAAATTGCGAAAACTCGCATTAAAACCGAAATCAAGAAGTCGCTCGAATCGGGCGACCTCAAAGGCGCAACTGGCGCTATCGACCGCGCCGCGAGCAAAGGCATCATTCATCGCAATGCTGCTGCGCGCAAGAAGAGCCGCCTCGCCAAGCGTCTTTCGACAGCCGCTGCTGCGTAA
- the rnhA gene encoding ribonuclease HI: MTQSLFDDVTEEIKPTAKSTALIWGDGACSGNPGPGGWGAIVEENGARRELSGGRARTTNNQMELQAVIEALKAVAPGTRVEICTDSEYLTKGITTWMRGWKRNGWKTASKQPVKNQEQWQELDDLLASRPHKVEWVRGHNGHAENERCDELARAAIKNL, encoded by the coding sequence ATGACTCAATCCTTATTTGACGATGTAACCGAAGAAATTAAACCGACTGCCAAAAGCACGGCGTTAATCTGGGGCGACGGCGCGTGTTCGGGCAATCCGGGGCCGGGCGGCTGGGGCGCGATTGTGGAAGAAAACGGCGCGCGCCGCGAACTTTCCGGTGGACGCGCGCGCACGACGAACAACCAGATGGAACTGCAAGCGGTTATCGAAGCGCTTAAGGCTGTCGCGCCCGGAACGCGCGTCGAGATTTGTACTGATTCGGAATATCTCACCAAAGGCATTACGACGTGGATGCGGGGCTGGAAACGTAATGGCTGGAAAACGGCGTCGAAGCAGCCGGTGAAGAATCAGGAGCAGTGGCAGGAACTGGACGATTTGCTCGCGTCGCGACCGCACAAAGTCGAGTGGGTGCGCGGCCACAACGGTCATGCCGAGAACGAGCGCTGCGACGAATTGGCGCGCGCCGCGATTAAGAATTTGTAG
- the trpE gene encoding anthranilate synthase component I, with product MHSPEFQPTFEEFEQLATRGNLVPVWSEVLADLETPVSAFAKLRARWGEGDAWLLESVEGGENLARYSFLGVTARASFCSRDNVGVVRENGEERRIELGTGRDPLHIVEELMARFSFVPTPGLPRFCGGAVGFLGYDCVRFFEKLPDAPPDDRDLQDCSLILTDTVLIFDAVRHSIRVLNNAFIENGNVRDAYDTACEKIAETLRCLNDETTRPAPLPLVSTVEIEPKSNMTREQHEGAVQRAIDYIHAGDCVQIVPSQRFEVPLKTDAFTVYRALRHVSPAPYMFYLKLGDVELCGASPEVLVTEDNGAVTTRPIAGTRRRGATTEEDLALEVELLADPKEVSEHIMLVDLHRNDIGRVCEYGSVEVDEFMAIERYSHVMHIVSNIKGTLKKDKTAFDLLRASFPAGTLSGAPKIRAMQIIDELEPTRRGPYGGAIGYFSYSGNLDTCITLRTIVAKDGIAYIQAGGGVVADSVPSDEYEETRNKARAALRAIALAHAASEEN from the coding sequence ATGCACTCGCCTGAATTTCAACCCACATTTGAAGAGTTTGAACAATTAGCCACGCGCGGCAACCTCGTTCCGGTTTGGAGCGAAGTGCTGGCCGACTTGGAAACGCCGGTTTCGGCATTCGCCAAGCTGCGCGCGCGCTGGGGCGAAGGCGATGCGTGGTTGTTGGAAAGTGTGGAAGGCGGCGAAAATCTCGCGCGCTATTCGTTTCTTGGCGTGACTGCGCGTGCTTCGTTTTGCTCCCGCGACAACGTCGGTGTCGTGCGCGAAAATGGCGAAGAACGCCGCATCGAACTGGGGACTGGCCGCGACCCGCTGCACATTGTCGAAGAATTGATGGCGCGCTTTAGCTTTGTGCCGACGCCCGGCTTGCCTCGCTTCTGTGGCGGCGCCGTTGGCTTTCTCGGTTACGACTGCGTGCGGTTTTTTGAAAAGCTGCCCGATGCGCCACCCGACGACCGCGACCTGCAAGATTGCTCGCTCATTCTCACCGACACGGTTTTGATTTTCGACGCCGTGCGCCATTCGATTCGCGTGTTGAACAATGCGTTTATTGAAAACGGCAACGTTCGCGATGCTTACGATACAGCCTGCGAGAAAATTGCGGAAACCTTGCGTTGTCTCAATGATGAAACCACGCGGCCCGCGCCGTTGCCGTTGGTGAGTACGGTCGAAATCGAGCCTAAGAGCAACATGACGCGCGAGCAGCATGAAGGGGCGGTTCAACGCGCGATTGATTACATTCACGCGGGCGATTGCGTTCAGATTGTGCCTTCGCAGCGCTTTGAAGTGCCGCTGAAAACCGATGCGTTTACGGTGTATCGCGCGTTGCGCCACGTTTCGCCTGCGCCGTATATGTTTTATCTGAAGCTCGGCGATGTCGAGTTATGCGGCGCGTCACCCGAAGTTCTGGTGACGGAAGATAACGGCGCGGTGACGACGCGTCCGATCGCGGGAACACGGCGGCGCGGCGCGACAACCGAAGAAGATTTGGCTCTTGAAGTCGAACTTCTGGCCGACCCGAAAGAAGTGTCCGAACACATCATGCTCGTCGATCTGCATCGCAACGATATTGGCCGCGTTTGTGAATACGGCTCGGTGGAAGTCGATGAATTCATGGCTATTGAGCGCTATTCGCACGTGATGCACATCGTTTCCAATATCAAAGGCACGTTGAAGAAGGACAAAACTGCCTTCGATTTACTGCGCGCCAGCTTTCCGGCGGGCACGCTTTCGGGTGCGCCGAAAATTCGCGCGATGCAGATTATCGACGAACTCGAACCGACGCGGCGCGGGCCTTACGGCGGCGCTATTGGCTATTTCTCGTATTCGGGGAATCTGGATACGTGCATCACGCTTCGCACAATTGTGGCGAAAGACGGGATTGCCTATATTCAGGCGGGCGGCGGTGTCGTTGCCGATTCGGTTCCGTCCGATGAATATGAAGAAACGCGCAACAAAGCCCGCGCAGCGTTGCGCGCGATTGCCCTCGCACACGCAGCAAGCGAAGAAAACTGA
- the ruvB gene encoding Holliday junction branch migration DNA helicase RuvB produces MSRERIVAPEASASENEFHWHLRPRALDEYVGQMDTVERLQIAIQAAQMRGEALDHILLHGPPGLGKTTLAYIVAEELGREISLTSGPALEKPADIMPYLVNAQDGDIIFIDEIHRLPRIVEEFMYSAMEDYVVNFTLDKGLYSKPLPFNLKKFTLIGATTRPAMLTRPLRDRFGIQQHLDFYSEEDLITIAIRSSGLLNTEIEHSGAVALARRARGTPRIVNRLLRRVRDYAQVRADGIISDGVATEALKLEGIDTLGLDRLDHAVMRVIKDVYDGGPVGLAALAATLNEEVDTLEDVVEPYLLKIGFLARTPQGRRITRQAYEHMGEPPPITAATSQPSLLDESDWAENREADEKRTFKRAPKKDAK; encoded by the coding sequence ATGTCACGCGAACGCATTGTAGCGCCCGAAGCCAGCGCGAGTGAAAACGAATTTCACTGGCACCTGCGCCCGCGCGCACTCGACGAATACGTCGGGCAAATGGACACGGTCGAGCGTTTGCAAATCGCGATTCAAGCGGCGCAAATGCGTGGTGAAGCGCTCGACCATATTTTGCTTCACGGCCCGCCGGGCCTGGGCAAAACCACTCTGGCTTACATCGTGGCCGAAGAACTGGGCCGCGAGATTTCTTTAACTTCTGGCCCCGCGCTGGAGAAGCCCGCCGACATCATGCCGTATCTGGTGAACGCGCAAGACGGCGACATCATTTTCATCGACGAAATTCACCGACTGCCGCGGATTGTCGAAGAATTTATGTACTCGGCGATGGAAGATTACGTCGTCAACTTCACGTTGGATAAAGGCTTGTATTCAAAGCCTTTGCCCTTCAACCTGAAGAAATTCACGCTGATTGGTGCGACCACGCGACCTGCAATGCTGACCCGTCCGCTTCGCGACCGCTTTGGCATCCAGCAGCATCTCGACTTCTACTCCGAAGAAGATTTGATAACTATCGCGATTCGCTCATCCGGCTTGCTAAACACCGAAATCGAACACTCTGGTGCCGTCGCGTTGGCGCGTCGCGCACGCGGAACACCGCGTATCGTGAACCGCTTGCTGCGCCGCGTGCGCGACTACGCTCAAGTGCGCGCCGATGGAATCATTTCCGATGGCGTAGCAACCGAAGCTTTGAAGCTGGAAGGCATCGACACGCTTGGCCTCGATCGCCTCGATCACGCTGTCATGCGCGTGATTAAAGACGTTTACGATGGCGGGCCGGTTGGTCTGGCAGCGTTGGCGGCAACGCTTAACGAAGAAGTCGATACGCTGGAAGATGTGGTGGAGCCATATCTTTTAAAAATCGGTTTCTTGGCGCGCACGCCGCAAGGCCGGCGCATTACCCGACAGGCGTATGAGCACATGGGCGAACCGCCGCCGATTACTGCCGCCACTTCGCAGCCCAGTTTGCTCGACGAAAGCGATTGGGCTGAAAACCGCGAAGCCGACGAAAAGCGCACCTTCAAACGCGCTCCCAAAAAAGACGCGAAATAG
- a CDS encoding AraC family transcriptional regulator has product MYISERLPSADPSSDWHVRIFAVRRRLLSAGEWKARDVCSPFWRLYVNDRDGMVVHLPDNRHDGTQVELRSGCAYFIPAGTRFTGHSTKPLRHCYIHFDLRGAPPLNFPTLQSQPVHIVEIPAFPTKRLENLTGPADTRDGEENTPAPVVALRAKSLVFEALAACYPTWPSAPAADTEWARPALEYIEAHLHATLSNTELASLCHFSSDHFIVRFRGAFGVTPARYINERRLAVAAQKLLFSADTVEAIASQVGFCDRFHFSRAFKQRYGAAPATYRNTHLS; this is encoded by the coding sequence ATGTATATTTCCGAGAGACTGCCTTCTGCCGACCCATCCAGTGATTGGCATGTCCGTATCTTTGCTGTTCGCAGAAGACTTCTTTCAGCGGGAGAATGGAAAGCGCGCGATGTGTGCAGCCCATTCTGGCGTCTCTATGTGAATGACCGCGACGGTATGGTCGTGCATCTACCAGACAATCGCCATGATGGAACGCAAGTGGAGCTCCGCTCGGGATGCGCCTATTTTATTCCGGCGGGCACACGCTTTACAGGTCACTCTACGAAACCACTGCGCCATTGCTACATTCACTTTGACCTGCGCGGCGCGCCGCCTCTCAACTTTCCTACGCTGCAATCGCAACCGGTGCACATCGTCGAAATTCCTGCTTTTCCCACCAAACGTCTGGAAAATTTGACCGGCCCCGCCGACACCCGCGATGGTGAGGAAAACACGCCGGCGCCCGTCGTCGCGCTCCGCGCCAAGTCGTTAGTCTTCGAGGCTCTCGCCGCGTGCTATCCAACCTGGCCCTCCGCTCCGGCAGCAGATACCGAATGGGCAAGGCCGGCGCTGGAATACATCGAAGCGCATTTACATGCAACGCTCTCCAACACCGAACTGGCGAGCCTCTGCCATTTTTCCTCTGATCATTTCATTGTGCGCTTTCGCGGTGCTTTTGGAGTCACACCGGCCCGCTATATCAACGAGCGCCGCCTCGCCGTCGCCGCTCAAAAGTTGCTTTTTTCTGCAGACACCGTTGAAGCCATCGCCTCACAAGTCGGCTTCTGCGACAGGTTTCACTTCTCGCGTGCATTTAAGCAGCGTTATGGCGCGGCTCCGGCGACATATCGCAATACGCATCTAAGCTAA
- a CDS encoding aldo/keto reductase has product MKTRFLGELEVSALGLGCMGMSDFYGDRDDEESVRTLDRAFDLGCTFWDTADMYGPHTNEQLVGKALKGRRDSIVLATKFGNVRDPNDPTVRSINGRPEYVRSACDASLKRLGTDYIDLYYQHRVDANVPIEETVGAMSELVQQGKVRYLGLSEASAETVSRAHKVHPISALQTEYSLWSRDVEDEILPTLRELKIGFVPYSPLGRGFLTGQIKSFEDFEEDDYRRNSPRFQGENFEKNLKLVAKIQEMAQSRGYTAAQLALAWLLHQGDDIVPIPGTKKVARLEENIRALDVKLSTDELAQIDDIAPRGVAAGGRYPDEIMHLVNR; this is encoded by the coding sequence ATGAAAACACGTTTTTTAGGTGAACTCGAAGTTTCAGCTCTTGGCCTCGGCTGCATGGGCATGAGTGATTTTTATGGCGACCGCGACGATGAAGAAAGTGTTCGCACGCTCGACCGCGCTTTCGATTTGGGCTGCACCTTTTGGGACACAGCGGATATGTACGGGCCTCACACCAACGAGCAGCTTGTCGGCAAAGCTCTGAAAGGACGCCGTGACAGCATCGTTCTGGCGACAAAGTTCGGCAACGTGCGCGACCCAAACGACCCCACAGTACGCAGCATCAACGGACGACCGGAATATGTGCGCTCTGCGTGCGATGCATCGCTCAAGCGTTTGGGCACCGATTATATCGACTTGTATTATCAGCACCGCGTCGATGCCAACGTGCCGATTGAAGAAACTGTCGGCGCAATGAGCGAGTTGGTGCAACAAGGCAAAGTGCGTTACTTAGGGCTGTCGGAAGCGAGCGCAGAAACCGTTTCGCGCGCGCATAAAGTGCATCCGATTTCGGCGCTGCAAACCGAATATTCGCTGTGGTCGCGCGATGTCGAGGACGAAATCTTGCCAACCTTGCGCGAATTAAAAATTGGCTTCGTGCCCTACTCGCCGCTCGGTCGTGGTTTTCTGACCGGACAAATTAAGAGCTTTGAAGATTTTGAGGAAGATGATTACCGACGCAACTCGCCCCGCTTTCAGGGTGAGAACTTCGAGAAAAACTTGAAGCTCGTCGCAAAGATTCAAGAGATGGCCCAAAGTCGTGGTTATACAGCAGCGCAGCTGGCGCTCGCGTGGCTTTTGCATCAAGGAGATGACATTGTGCCGATTCCGGGTACCAAGAAAGTCGCGCGATTGGAAGAAAACATCCGCGCGCTCGACGTAAAGTTATCGACCGACGAGTTAGCGCAAATCGACGACATCGCGCCGCGCGGAGTCGCTGCTGGCGGTCGCTATCCCGACGAAATAATGCATCTCGTCAATCGCTGA
- a CDS encoding CbiX/SirB N-terminal domain-containing protein → MKSQSLLLMAHGSPRPQSNQDLYAVAEVVRARDIFEHIVVAFMECNEPDIPSGIGELVKKGATDIVAVPYFLHSGNHVADDLPTILEEAQQKYPTVKFTMGDFLGRDAAIGQILLERAAQAV, encoded by the coding sequence ATGAAATCCCAATCACTGCTCCTCATGGCGCACGGCAGCCCGCGCCCCCAAAGCAACCAAGACCTTTATGCCGTCGCTGAAGTTGTGCGCGCGCGCGACATTTTCGAGCATATCGTCGTTGCCTTTATGGAGTGCAACGAGCCGGATATTCCCTCAGGAATTGGTGAATTGGTAAAAAAGGGCGCGACAGATATTGTGGCTGTGCCGTATTTCCTCCATTCGGGAAATCACGTCGCCGACGATTTGCCAACGATTCTCGAAGAAGCGCAACAAAAATATCCCACCGTGAAATTCACGATGGGAGATTTCCTGGGCCGCGATGCGGCGATAGGCCAGATTCTTCTCGAACGCGCAGCGCAAGCCGTTTAA
- a CDS encoding CbiX/SirB N-terminal domain-containing protein: MNALLLFSHGSVLCGAGQTLEMQAARLRESGAAPIVEIGYLNYSEPLFAEAFERCVEQGAMKITVVPYFLVAGKFVRVDLPVEIQKQRARFPDVEVQVAEAMRFHENLADAIVACAGRAQPPAAWRDILKMAPERCRASEECPLYGTEDCPATNTI, from the coding sequence GTGAATGCACTTTTGTTGTTCAGCCACGGCAGCGTGTTGTGTGGCGCAGGTCAAACCCTCGAAATGCAAGCCGCACGACTGCGCGAAAGTGGCGCTGCCCCGATTGTTGAAATCGGATACCTCAACTATTCTGAACCGTTGTTTGCCGAAGCATTTGAACGCTGCGTCGAGCAAGGCGCGATGAAAATTACGGTTGTCCCTTATTTTCTGGTTGCAGGGAAATTTGTGCGCGTCGATTTGCCGGTTGAAATTCAAAAGCAACGCGCGCGCTTTCCCGACGTTGAAGTTCAGGTTGCTGAGGCGATGCGCTTTCACGAAAACCTTGCCGACGCGATTGTGGCGTGCGCGGGCCGGGCTCAGCCGCCCGCAGCCTGGCGCGATATTTTGAAAATGGCACCGGAACGGTGCCGCGCAAGCGAAGAGTGCCCGCTGTACGGAACCGAAGATTGTCCAGCTACGAACACAATATGA
- the carB gene encoding carbamoyl-phosphate synthase large subunit, translated as MSDALFTDTPNTNHKVIIIGSGPIRIGQGIEFDYASVHCTRAVREAGYEAIVINNNPETVSTDFDISDRLYFEPLTVEDVLNIIDREDPLGVVVQFGGQTAINLAQPLSEAGIRILGTQYDSIDLAEDRERFDDLLNELGIPKPPGKAVVSVDAAIAVAEDIGYPVLVRPSYVLGGRAMEIVYSPEDLRSYMQTAVDVSPAKPILVDRYIVGKEAEVDVISDGDRCLLPGIMEHIERAGVHSGDSMAVYPPQTLSQNVIDQIEDYAIRLARALKVRGLMNIQYVIDGEQAYIIEVNPRASRTIPYLSKITGVPMVKVATDVMLGKSLEEMGYETGIYPIPDQVAVKAPVFSFQKLTGVDTDLSPEMKSTGEVMGVDNQFPRALFKALIASGYDIPLPGEAHPDGTPGKGALLTTLADYSKGEGAPIVQGFAEMGYKIYATQGTANTLKEMGVEAEVVRKIREEEPNLMNMISAPDVDFIINTPERERGSDRDGLAMRRNAVEHGVPCLTSLDTAAALLTALRYQQQQKVVGVRAVAEYGTPDPHKLEK; from the coding sequence ATGTCTGACGCTCTTTTCACCGACACCCCGAACACCAATCACAAAGTTATTATTATCGGCTCCGGCCCCATCCGAATCGGGCAGGGCATCGAGTTCGATTACGCCAGCGTTCATTGCACGCGTGCTGTGCGGGAAGCTGGTTATGAGGCGATTGTTATCAATAACAATCCCGAAACGGTTTCCACCGATTTCGACATCTCCGACCGCCTTTATTTCGAGCCGCTCACCGTCGAAGATGTGCTGAACATCATCGACCGCGAAGACCCGCTTGGCGTTGTCGTGCAGTTCGGCGGACAAACCGCGATTAACCTCGCGCAGCCGCTCAGCGAAGCCGGGATCCGCATTCTGGGCACGCAATACGATTCCATCGACCTCGCCGAAGACCGCGAGCGCTTCGACGATTTGCTCAACGAACTGGGCATTCCCAAACCTCCGGGCAAAGCGGTTGTTTCGGTCGATGCCGCGATTGCCGTTGCCGAAGACATCGGTTATCCGGTTCTGGTGCGGCCCTCGTATGTATTGGGCGGACGCGCGATGGAAATCGTTTACTCGCCGGAAGACTTGCGCTCGTATATGCAAACTGCCGTCGATGTTTCGCCCGCGAAACCGATTCTTGTTGACCGCTACATCGTCGGCAAAGAAGCCGAAGTCGATGTCATTTCCGATGGTGACCGCTGCTTACTTCCCGGCATCATGGAGCATATTGAACGCGCGGGCGTGCATTCTGGCGATTCGATGGCGGTTTATCCGCCGCAAACGCTGTCGCAGAATGTTATCGACCAAATCGAGGATTACGCGATTCGCCTCGCGCGCGCTCTCAAAGTGCGCGGCCTAATGAACATTCAATATGTCATCGACGGCGAGCAGGCGTATATCATCGAAGTCAACCCACGCGCGTCGCGCACGATTCCCTATCTCTCGAAAATTACCGGCGTGCCGATGGTCAAAGTCGCAACCGATGTGATGCTCGGCAAGAGTTTGGAAGAAATGGGTTACGAAACCGGCATTTATCCGATTCCCGACCAGGTCGCTGTAAAGGCTCCGGTCTTCTCATTCCAAAAACTCACCGGCGTCGATACCGATTTGTCGCCGGAAATGAAATCGACCGGCGAAGTCATGGGCGTCGATAACCAGTTCCCGCGCGCGTTGTTCAAAGCGCTGATTGCGTCGGGCTACGATATTCCGCTTCCGGGCGAAGCGCATCCCGACGGCACGCCCGGCAAAGGCGCACTTTTAACAACGCTGGCTGATTACTCGAAAGGCGAAGGCGCACCGATTGTTCAGGGCTTCGCCGAAATGGGTTACAAAATCTATGCGACGCAGGGCACAGCCAACACGCTGAAAGAAATGGGCGTCGAGGCCGAAGTCGTGCGTAAAATCCGCGAAGAAGAACCGAACCTGATGAACATGATTTCCGCGCCCGACGTGGATTTCATCATCAACACGCCCGAACGCGAGCGCGGAAGCGACCGCGACGGTTTGGCGATGCGCCGCAACGCCGTTGAACACGGTGTTCCGTGTCTCACCAGCCTCGATACAGCGGCAGCGCTGTTGACGGCTCTGCGCTATCAGCAACAGCAAAAGGTGGTTGGCGTGCGCGCCGTCGCCGAATACGGCACGCCCGACCCGCACAAGCTGGAGAAATAA
- a CDS encoding cold-shock protein — MAKGTVKWFNDAKGFGFIEQEGGGEDVFVHHTSIVADGYRSLKEGQAVEFEVTNENKGLRAQNVSIAS; from the coding sequence ATGGCAAAAGGCACAGTTAAGTGGTTCAACGACGCAAAGGGCTTCGGCTTCATCGAACAGGAAGGCGGCGGCGAAGACGTGTTCGTTCACCACACCTCCATCGTGGCCGATGGCTACCGTTCGCTCAAGGAAGGCCAGGCCGTTGAATTCGAAGTCACCAACGAAAACAAAGGTCTGCGCGCTCAGAACGTCAGCATCGCTTCTTAA
- a CDS encoding CBS domain-containing protein, protein MSELSPEELRRIERFIAAYNIIDNWLQPQQPAPTAFRTAVDYFAKRNPWWTDAETLRTFAALRNFLTHEKIAPYVYPCVPTEEAVQEIEAICGHLVSPPRAGELFTREVKVFQSTDRLESALREMARSGYGVFPVWNELRFVGLLTATGITRWLATQVEGECLNLNVAVADVLPRERQRQTVRWAKPATPVGEVAFWFRENTFLEAVLLSEDGTERSRLRGIATRGDVAGR, encoded by the coding sequence ATGAGCGAACTTTCTCCGGAAGAACTGCGCCGCATCGAGCGGTTCATCGCCGCGTACAACATCATCGACAATTGGCTGCAACCACAGCAGCCCGCGCCGACGGCGTTTCGCACAGCCGTCGATTATTTCGCCAAGCGCAATCCGTGGTGGACGGATGCTGAAACTTTACGCACCTTTGCGGCGCTTCGTAACTTCCTGACTCACGAGAAAATTGCGCCTTATGTTTATCCGTGCGTGCCGACGGAAGAAGCAGTACAGGAAATCGAAGCGATTTGTGGCCATCTGGTCTCCCCGCCGCGCGCGGGCGAGCTGTTCACCCGCGAGGTCAAAGTTTTCCAATCGACCGACCGGCTAGAAAGCGCATTGCGCGAAATGGCGCGCAGCGGTTACGGCGTGTTTCCGGTGTGGAACGAACTGCGCTTCGTCGGCTTGCTGACGGCAACGGGAATCACGCGCTGGCTGGCGACGCAAGTCGAAGGCGAATGCTTGAATCTTAATGTCGCTGTTGCCGACGTTTTACCGCGCGAACGGCAACGGCAAACCGTGCGCTGGGCAAAGCCTGCCACGCCAGTTGGTGAAGTCGCGTTCTGGTTTCGTGAAAACACCTTTCTCGAAGCTGTCTTGCTTTCGGAAGATGGAACTGAACGCAGTCGATTGCGTGGGATCGCGACGCGCGGCGATGTTGCGGGTCGATAG
- a CDS encoding DUF87 domain-containing protein: MSFIGVITRGSLEKGVEMKLHPDENIEEIKSGTFVIIEGRENDFFSMITDVTLDASNPDILLNPPRDEEKLLMRVLQQSAIYTTVRLKPMLMVPRGADVTLHDDDDDLLVNDSFAMNGVRSKTIAPSSKDGEPGPVKTVPSHFSRVRRASEDDVSRVFGQESEKNSDWFNVGTPLDMQTPVCVDLKKFAERSNGVFGKSGTGKSFLTRTILCGLIHHRKDVVNLIFDAHNEYGWEARSEEGNAAKGLCQIFGKNRVKIYSLDPASSRTRGVGHVEEVRIPLSSITPEDVLGMQEELNLADAAAESAYLVRNVYKDQWLSILLGIADAKLEEDQSLAQRVRANDASLSALQRKLQSRLMRNGELLPYLTEKPLGQDILKTLLHDIERGVHIVLEFGGQQNLLTYLLVANVLTRRIHSDYVSKYEKWIGAGMKKHDEPRHLMITIEEAHKFLNPRAARQTIFGDIARELRKYGVTLLVVDQRPSGIDDEVLSQIGTRITAQLNDEADIAAVLTGVNGASGLKGVMAQLDSKQQALVMGHSVPMPVMIQTRNYDATLWGPMGSDEDTPEGRARILELANDF, translated from the coding sequence ATGAGCTTCATCGGAGTTATTACACGCGGCAGTTTGGAAAAAGGCGTCGAGATGAAATTGCATCCCGACGAGAATATCGAAGAAATTAAATCGGGCACGTTCGTCATTATTGAAGGGCGCGAAAACGATTTCTTCTCGATGATTACCGATGTGACACTCGACGCATCGAACCCCGATATTTTGCTAAACCCGCCGCGCGACGAAGAAAAATTGCTGATGCGCGTTTTGCAGCAAAGCGCGATTTATACAACCGTCCGTCTCAAGCCGATGCTGATGGTGCCTCGCGGCGCGGATGTTACGTTGCACGACGATGACGATGATTTGCTGGTCAACGACAGCTTCGCCATGAATGGAGTACGGTCGAAAACGATTGCACCTTCGAGCAAAGATGGCGAACCCGGCCCAGTCAAAACGGTTCCTTCGCACTTCTCGCGCGTGCGCCGTGCTTCGGAAGACGATGTTTCGCGCGTCTTTGGGCAGGAAAGCGAGAAGAATTCCGATTGGTTCAACGTCGGAACGCCGCTCGATATGCAAACGCCGGTTTGCGTCGACTTGAAGAAGTTCGCCGAACGCAGTAACGGCGTTTTCGGAAAAAGCGGAACAGGCAAGAGCTTCCTGACGCGCACCATCTTATGCGGATTAATTCATCACCGCAAAGACGTGGTGAATTTAATTTTCGACGCGCACAACGAATACGGCTGGGAAGCGCGCAGCGAAGAAGGCAACGCCGCCAAAGGCTTGTGCCAGATTTTCGGAAAGAACCGCGTCAAGATTTATTCGCTCGACCCGGCGAGTTCGCGCACGCGCGGCGTCGGCCACGTCGAAGAAGTACGAATTCCGCTTTCGAGCATCACGCCCGAAGATGTCTTGGGAATGCAAGAGGAATTGAACCTCGCCGATGCCGCCGCCGAAAGTGCCTATCTGGTTCGCAACGTTTATAAAGATCAGTGGCTTTCCATTCTGCTTGGCATTGCCGACGCGAAATTGGAAGAAGACCAGAGCCTCGCGCAACGCGTACGCGCCAACGACGCCTCGCTTTCCGCGTTGCAGCGCAAGCTGCAAAGCCGCCTGATGCGCAACGGCGAACTCTTGCCGTATCTCACCGAAAAGCCGCTTGGTCAGGACATTCTCAAAACGCTTTTGCACGACATCGAGCGCGGCGTTCATATCGTTTTGGAGTTTGGCGGGCAGCAGAATCTTCTCACCTATTTGTTGGTAGCGAACGTCCTCACGCGCCGCATCCATTCCGATTACGTTTCCAAGTACGAAAAGTGGATCGGCGCGGGCATGAAGAAGCACGATGAGCCGCGCCACTTGATGATTACCATCGAAGAAGCGCACAAGTTTCTCAACCCACGCGCGGCGCGTCAGACAATCTTCGGCGACATCGCGCGCGAGTTGCGTAAATACGGTGTTACTCTTTTGGTTGTCGACCAAAGGCCAAGCGGAATCGATGACGAAGTGCTGTCGCAGATTGGCACGCGCATTACCGCACAGCTCAACGACGAAGCCGACATCGCGGCGGTTTTAACCGGCGTTAATGGCGCAAGCGGCTTGAAAGGCGTGATGGCACAGCTCGATTCCAAGCAGCAAGCGTTGGTCATGGGACACAGTGTGCCAATGCCGGTGATGATTCAAACGCGCAACTACGACGCAACTTTGTGGGGGCCGATGGGCAGCGACGAAGACACGCCCGAAGGCCGCGCTCGAATTCTCGAACTCGCCAACGATTTCTAA